From the genome of Sulfurovum sp. NBC37-1, one region includes:
- a CDS encoding AI-2E family transporter produces the protein MISNKSLMITALFVFTVIGAYSIYQPFLLPLSVAILLTMATYNLTKKMIKFFKSRKLSAGIATLLLVLIIFAPIVYMATTGVGYMTQLDVEKIKHVTEVFKTFGEEIPFVKGWVHTALSDKAIAGYVQDATSYLTTAGSVGIGFVKNMILVLVFYFLINYYGERFFELIRALLPINKMKSAKMIHEVSSTMEVVFYSIIITAIFEGFLFGIMVSYFGFNGLLFGMIYGFASLIPLIGGAVVWVPVSLYAWTTIDANTAIFIASYSVVVISIIADTFIKPVIIKVIKEDLLKSNIEVNEIVIFFSILAGMSTYGFWGMILGPAITSFLIAITRIYIEYNSKEQLMAKQ, from the coding sequence ATGATCAGTAACAAAAGCCTGATGATCACGGCACTTTTTGTCTTTACCGTAATCGGTGCCTACAGTATCTATCAGCCGTTTTTGCTGCCCTTGAGTGTGGCCATATTGCTTACTATGGCTACCTACAATTTGACAAAGAAAATGATCAAATTTTTCAAGTCAAGAAAACTCAGTGCCGGTATTGCCACACTGCTTCTGGTACTTATTATCTTTGCACCTATTGTCTATATGGCAACGACCGGGGTCGGATATATGACACAACTCGATGTGGAGAAGATCAAACATGTCACGGAGGTGTTCAAGACATTTGGTGAAGAGATCCCTTTTGTCAAAGGATGGGTACATACTGCGCTTAGTGATAAAGCCATAGCAGGGTATGTGCAGGATGCCACCTCCTACCTGACAACGGCTGGTTCTGTGGGGATCGGTTTTGTGAAAAATATGATCCTTGTACTGGTTTTCTACTTTCTGATCAACTATTATGGAGAGCGTTTCTTTGAACTGATACGTGCATTGCTGCCGATCAACAAAATGAAAAGTGCCAAGATGATACATGAAGTATCCTCTACAATGGAGGTAGTCTTTTATTCCATCATCATTACAGCGATCTTTGAAGGTTTTCTTTTTGGTATTATGGTGAGCTATTTCGGTTTCAACGGGCTGCTTTTTGGTATGATCTACGGCTTTGCCTCCCTCATTCCCCTCATTGGAGGAGCAGTGGTATGGGTACCGGTCTCGCTTTATGCCTGGACCACTATCGATGCCAATACGGCGATCTTTATTGCTTCCTATTCTGTAGTGGTCATCTCCATCATTGCCGATACTTTCATCAAACCGGTGATCATCAAGGTGATCAAAGAGGATCTGCTCAAAAGCAATATCGAGGTCAACGAGATCGTGATCTTCTTCTCCATATTGGCGGGGATGAGTACCTACGGTTTCTGGGGGATGATCCTCGGGCCGGCAATCACGTCATTCCTGATCGCCATTACCAGAATATACATTGAATACAACTCCAAAGAGCAGTTGATGGCTAAACAGTGA
- the ruvB gene encoding Holliday junction branch migration DNA helicase RuvB, whose translation MERMVEIERFDEEASYEVTLRPSSWDEYIGQEKIKKNLKVFIEASKRREEALDHILFFGPPGLGKTTLANIIASEMHTNIKTTAAPMIEKAGDLAALLTNIEEGDILFIDEIHRMSPAIEEILYPAMEDFRLDIIIGSGPAAQTVKIDLPRFTLIGATTRAGMLSNPLRERFGMHFRMQFYTPEELAKIVSQASHKLEKPSKAEAAHEIARRSRGTPRIALRLLKRVRDFSEVANENEVTLERARYALDELGVNDLGFDEQDIRLLELLVSAKNKPMGLSTIGAALSEDEGTIEDVLEPYLIANGYIERTARGRIATPKCYEHFKLGGITQGLFDDQ comes from the coding sequence ATGGAAAGAATGGTCGAAATAGAGCGTTTTGACGAAGAGGCTTCGTACGAAGTAACACTTCGTCCGAGTTCCTGGGATGAATATATCGGGCAGGAAAAGATCAAAAAAAACCTAAAAGTGTTCATTGAAGCGAGCAAGCGCAGGGAAGAGGCACTTGATCACATTCTTTTCTTCGGGCCTCCTGGCCTGGGGAAGACGACACTGGCGAACATCATCGCTTCTGAAATGCATACCAATATCAAGACCACTGCGGCACCCATGATCGAAAAAGCGGGTGACCTTGCAGCCCTTTTGACCAATATCGAAGAGGGTGATATTCTTTTTATCGATGAGATCCACCGTATGTCCCCGGCTATTGAGGAGATACTTTACCCGGCAATGGAGGATTTCCGTCTCGATATCATTATAGGCAGCGGCCCTGCGGCACAGACGGTGAAGATAGACTTACCGCGCTTTACTCTCATCGGTGCGACCACACGGGCAGGTATGCTTTCCAACCCGCTGCGTGAACGTTTCGGTATGCATTTCAGGATGCAGTTCTATACTCCCGAAGAGCTTGCAAAGATCGTTTCCCAGGCATCGCACAAACTTGAAAAACCTTCCAAAGCGGAAGCGGCACATGAGATCGCGCGACGAAGCAGAGGTACTCCGAGGATTGCCCTGCGTCTGCTAAAACGCGTACGGGATTTCTCCGAAGTGGCCAATGAAAACGAAGTGACTCTTGAAAGGGCCAGATATGCCCTCGATGAGCTTGGTGTGAATGATCTTGGATTCGACGAACAGGATATCAGGCTGCTCGAACTGCTTGTCTCCGCCAAGAACAAGCCGATGGGCCTGAGTACCATCGGTGCGGCATTGAGTGAGGATGAAGGGACGATCGAAGATGTACTCGAGCCCTACCTTATCGCCAATGGCTATATCGAGAGAACGGCCAGAGGACGGATTGCCACGCCAAAATGCTATGAGCATTTCAAACTGGGCGGCATAACACAAGGATTATTTGATGATCAGTAA
- the trpA gene encoding tryptophan synthase subunit alpha gives MDKKLVAYITTGFPSLNFTIDAALALAEAGVDTLELGMPFSDPVADGPVIEAANLKALQNGFKLEHLFEASAKIAPHIDTLWMGYFNPFYHRGMDYFISQAKETGVNGFIIPDLPFEEAKPYKPAIEAAGLSLIDFIAPTDTKERIEEIVTDAKKFIYLVAYAGITGTGQSEDLQPIISDIKEFTQTPIYVGFGVDQNTAREKAKGVDGVIVGSAFVKVLLDENLNNTQKIAKISEIAKEIKERINS, from the coding sequence TTGGATAAAAAATTAGTTGCCTATATTACCACCGGTTTCCCTTCATTGAACTTCACGATAGATGCTGCACTGGCATTGGCGGAAGCCGGTGTGGATACACTCGAACTCGGTATGCCCTTCTCCGATCCGGTCGCTGACGGTCCTGTCATAGAAGCTGCCAACCTCAAAGCACTTCAAAACGGCTTCAAACTGGAGCATCTATTCGAGGCTTCTGCTAAAATAGCGCCACATATCGATACACTCTGGATGGGCTATTTCAATCCCTTCTACCACAGAGGAATGGACTATTTCATTTCCCAGGCAAAAGAGACGGGTGTGAACGGATTCATCATCCCCGATCTCCCTTTTGAAGAGGCTAAACCTTACAAGCCTGCCATTGAAGCTGCCGGACTGAGTCTGATAGACTTCATCGCACCTACAGATACCAAAGAGCGTATCGAAGAGATCGTGACCGATGCCAAGAAGTTCATCTATCTTGTTGCCTATGCAGGGATCACCGGTACGGGACAGAGTGAAGACCTTCAGCCTATTATTTCTGATATCAAAGAATTCACACAAACTCCCATCTATGTGGGTTTCGGTGTCGATCAGAATACGGCCAGAGAAAAAGCCAAAGGGGTCGATGGTGTCATTGTAGGTTCCGCTTTCGTGAAAGTACTGCTTGACGAGAATTTAAATAACACTCAGAAGATCGCAAAAATTTCAGAGATCGCAAAAGAGATCAAAGAGAGGATCAACAGCTAA
- the lgt gene encoding prolipoprotein diacylglyceryl transferase: protein MEHFIWNVDPVVLHLGPLQLRWYGILFVGSFFLGLMLLQWIFKREGKAPALLDSFLIYVMVGAVIGSRLMHCFAYEPEFYLSHPLEILKIWKGGLASHGGLLGSILAIWLFCRKYKLDFMWLLSRTAIAGTITAAFVRFGNFFNSEILGKPTDLPWAIIFERVDMLPRHPVQLYEAFSYLILLVIMLLVYLKSKPDFATRILPGIFLTFMFTVRFLLEYTKTKQADYTWDLPFSTGQALSLPFILIGIIWILWALKKKHST, encoded by the coding sequence TTGGAACATTTTATCTGGAATGTCGATCCCGTTGTATTACATTTAGGTCCCTTGCAGCTACGCTGGTACGGAATTTTGTTCGTTGGTTCCTTTTTTCTGGGACTTATGCTGTTACAATGGATCTTTAAACGCGAAGGCAAAGCCCCTGCTCTTCTGGACAGTTTCCTCATCTATGTCATGGTCGGTGCGGTTATCGGCTCGCGACTGATGCACTGTTTTGCTTATGAACCGGAGTTCTATCTCTCCCACCCACTTGAAATACTGAAGATATGGAAAGGGGGACTGGCAAGCCATGGCGGTTTGCTCGGTTCCATCCTGGCCATCTGGCTCTTTTGCAGAAAATATAAACTCGATTTCATGTGGCTGCTCTCACGAACTGCTATTGCCGGTACTATTACAGCCGCATTCGTACGTTTTGGAAATTTTTTTAACTCCGAAATCCTGGGTAAACCTACCGATCTTCCCTGGGCAATCATCTTTGAGCGTGTCGACATGCTTCCACGACACCCGGTACAACTTTATGAAGCCTTTTCCTACCTGATACTTTTGGTAATTATGCTCCTGGTCTACCTCAAAAGCAAACCGGACTTTGCTACCCGCATCCTTCCGGGTATCTTTTTGACTTTTATGTTTACGGTCCGTTTTCTACTTGAATACACTAAGACAAAACAGGCAGACTACACATGGGACCTTCCTTTCAGCACAGGGCAGGCTTTAAGTTTACCTTTTATTTTGATAGGTATCATATGGATATTATGGGCTTTAAAAAAGAAACACAGTACATAG
- a CDS encoding BadF/BadG/BcrA/BcrD ATPase family protein, translated as MNAKNQTNHYALGIDIGSTTVKYVLCDRDFNIIAKAYTPHDTKQAPTLLRLLEELSQTHKEAYDNIDKVYITGSGASRIAPTLNARFVQEVNAVVLAVEHHHPDVNAVVELGGQDAKIIHFKEGKDGKKTVLTSMNDKCASGTGATIEKCTMKVGMESEEVQKLTFATEKLHHVAAKCGVFAETDIVNLVKTSVPSNEIMNSLADAIVMQNLTVLTRGNTLMPKVLLLGGPNTYLPFLQDCWRMRIAELWDERGIDYDKNKLDELIIVPENAQYYAALGAVIFGEGEANHDKSFSGLIALKTLVDTGGVNQNDNIDTPLVQSAEELYSFKEQYAIKPFNPPVLTEKTTCFLGIDGGSTSSKAVLLDEKGELLLKVYQLSKGNPIDDTLELLQKIKESESGKYYDIKGLGVTGYAADVLGGALKADANIIETIAHMKSAQKAFGESINVICDIGGQDIKVLFMENGMMKNFRLSNQCSAGNGTLLQSMAKQFGVPVEGFADVAFAAKQAPRFNYGCAVFLDTDRVNFQKEGYTKEELFAGISKVLPKNVWQYVVQAPNLAMFGDHFVLQGGTQYNQAALKAQVDYIKERVPNARVDVHPHPGEAGAIGAALEARDVVQKRGTATFVGLEEALQMTYTSKTDESTRCHFCTINCSRTFIDTHTPSSETVRYIAGFSCEDGTVESADAFKALKSSRKALQETVPNLVKKESSKLFAPTYMLDKKPTASTQIKEQQVKVTLGGWGPTLRREVTRNFKVSSAEDAAYRKALKIAIPKVLNVYSLAPFMRTYLEALGINPLNIQFSGFSNEDMYLEGAKYGSVDSCYPAKVAQSHVYALMYSKKFAKKAFDYLWFPAVTELPGYVQHTMGQTSCPIVSGTPKVVYSAFTKEKDLFSERGIVYVDEALNFDNRKLLEKQLFATWGEKLRITEDENHWAAEQAWKALDENDREIMEEGHRILDEAEQNNEVVILLLARPYHSDPGLNHEVLDEFQSLGFKTLSMRAIPKDETYLMRFFGEEVSQGIIESPYDIRDVWAENFSTNSAQKVWAAKFAARHPNVAVLDLSSFKCGHDAPTYAIIDKILGASRTPHLTLHDIDANKPGGSIKIRVKTFAYTLEQYKQTLRNAKERIAVTKAKILA; from the coding sequence ATGAATGCAAAAAACCAAACAAATCATTATGCACTTGGTATCGACATTGGTTCCACCACTGTCAAATACGTACTGTGCGACAGAGACTTCAACATCATCGCCAAAGCCTATACCCCGCACGACACCAAGCAGGCACCTACCCTTCTAAGGCTTTTGGAAGAACTCTCGCAAACCCATAAAGAAGCCTATGACAACATTGACAAAGTTTACATTACAGGTTCGGGAGCCAGCCGGATCGCCCCGACACTCAATGCGCGTTTTGTTCAGGAGGTCAATGCTGTCGTGCTTGCAGTGGAACATCATCATCCAGACGTGAATGCCGTGGTGGAGCTGGGCGGACAGGATGCGAAGATCATCCATTTCAAGGAGGGTAAGGACGGCAAAAAAACCGTACTGACCTCCATGAATGACAAATGCGCTTCCGGTACGGGAGCCACCATAGAGAAATGTACCATGAAGGTCGGTATGGAGAGCGAAGAAGTTCAGAAGCTCACCTTTGCAACAGAGAAGCTCCACCATGTCGCTGCCAAATGCGGTGTCTTTGCCGAAACGGACATTGTCAACCTTGTCAAGACCTCCGTTCCTTCCAATGAGATCATGAACTCCCTGGCAGACGCCATTGTTATGCAGAACCTGACAGTGCTGACACGTGGCAATACACTCATGCCCAAAGTCCTGCTGCTTGGCGGACCGAACACCTATCTGCCGTTTTTGCAGGATTGCTGGCGCATGCGCATTGCCGAACTCTGGGATGAACGTGGCATAGACTACGATAAAAACAAGCTGGACGAACTGATTATTGTGCCTGAAAATGCCCAGTATTATGCCGCTTTGGGCGCGGTGATCTTTGGTGAAGGCGAAGCGAACCACGACAAATCTTTCAGCGGACTTATTGCTCTGAAAACACTGGTGGATACAGGCGGTGTCAACCAGAATGACAATATTGACACCCCTTTGGTTCAGAGTGCAGAAGAACTTTATTCATTTAAAGAACAATACGCTATTAAGCCTTTCAATCCGCCTGTTCTGACAGAAAAAACCACCTGCTTCCTCGGTATAGACGGAGGCTCCACCTCTTCCAAAGCGGTATTGCTGGATGAAAAAGGTGAACTACTTCTGAAAGTCTACCAGCTCTCAAAAGGAAACCCCATTGACGATACGCTGGAACTTTTGCAAAAGATCAAGGAATCAGAAAGTGGGAAATACTACGATATCAAAGGTCTTGGCGTCACCGGCTACGCAGCAGATGTACTCGGTGGTGCGCTCAAAGCCGATGCCAATATCATCGAGACCATTGCCCATATGAAAAGTGCACAAAAGGCTTTTGGCGAAAGCATCAATGTTATCTGTGATATCGGCGGACAGGACATCAAAGTGCTTTTCATGGAGAACGGGATGATGAAAAATTTTCGTCTCTCCAATCAGTGCAGTGCCGGTAACGGAACCCTGCTGCAGAGTATGGCCAAGCAGTTCGGCGTTCCGGTGGAGGGCTTTGCAGATGTCGCCTTTGCCGCCAAGCAGGCACCGCGTTTCAACTACGGATGTGCTGTTTTTCTCGATACAGACAGAGTGAACTTTCAAAAAGAGGGATACACCAAAGAGGAACTCTTTGCCGGTATATCGAAGGTTCTGCCCAAGAATGTCTGGCAGTATGTCGTACAAGCCCCCAACCTTGCCATGTTCGGAGACCACTTCGTATTGCAGGGAGGCACACAGTACAACCAGGCAGCGCTGAAAGCACAGGTGGATTACATCAAAGAACGTGTACCTAATGCCAGGGTAGACGTCCATCCGCATCCGGGTGAAGCCGGAGCTATCGGCGCCGCACTTGAAGCAAGAGATGTCGTACAGAAAAGAGGCACGGCCACCTTTGTCGGATTGGAGGAAGCACTGCAGATGACCTATACTTCCAAGACAGATGAGAGTACGCGCTGCCATTTCTGCACCATCAACTGCTCACGTACCTTCATCGATACCCATACCCCTTCTTCGGAGACCGTGCGTTACATTGCCGGGTTCTCCTGCGAAGACGGTACAGTCGAGTCTGCAGATGCCTTTAAAGCACTGAAAAGTTCCAGAAAAGCATTACAGGAAACCGTACCAAACCTTGTCAAAAAAGAGTCTTCCAAACTTTTTGCACCCACCTACATGCTGGATAAAAAGCCGACAGCATCTACACAGATAAAAGAGCAGCAGGTAAAAGTGACCCTTGGCGGCTGGGGGCCGACACTGCGCAGAGAGGTCACACGGAATTTCAAAGTCAGTTCAGCGGAAGATGCAGCCTACAGGAAAGCACTCAAGATCGCCATTCCCAAAGTGCTCAATGTCTACTCCCTGGCCCCCTTCATGCGAACCTATCTTGAAGCGCTTGGCATCAACCCTCTCAACATCCAGTTCTCCGGTTTTTCCAATGAAGATATGTACCTTGAAGGAGCCAAATACGGTTCTGTGGATTCCTGCTACCCTGCCAAAGTGGCACAGTCTCATGTCTATGCACTGATGTACAGCAAAAAATTTGCAAAAAAAGCATTTGACTACCTATGGTTCCCCGCCGTGACGGAGCTTCCCGGTTACGTTCAGCATACCATGGGACAAACCTCATGCCCCATCGTTTCCGGTACACCCAAAGTGGTCTACTCTGCCTTTACCAAAGAGAAGGACCTTTTCTCAGAGAGAGGGATCGTCTATGTCGATGAAGCGCTGAATTTCGATAACCGGAAACTGCTTGAGAAACAGCTCTTTGCCACATGGGGGGAAAAACTGCGTATCACGGAAGATGAGAACCATTGGGCGGCCGAGCAGGCATGGAAGGCACTCGATGAAAACGACCGGGAGATAATGGAAGAGGGACACCGTATTCTAGATGAGGCCGAACAGAACAATGAAGTCGTTATTCTGCTGCTTGCACGTCCCTACCATTCCGACCCCGGGCTCAACCATGAAGTTCTCGACGAATTCCAGTCACTCGGGTTCAAGACCCTCTCCATGCGTGCCATTCCCAAAGATGAAACCTATCTGATGCGCTTCTTTGGAGAAGAAGTTTCACAGGGAATCATAGAATCCCCTTATGATATACGCGATGTCTGGGCAGAGAACTTCTCGACCAATTCGGCACAAAAGGTCTGGGCAGCCAAATTCGCTGCACGGCATCCCAATGTGGCTGTACTTGACCTCAGTTCCTTCAAGTGCGGGCACGACGCACCGACCTATGCCATCATCGACAAGATACTCGGCGCTTCACGTACACCGCATCTGACCCTTCACGACATCGATGCAAACAAGCCGGGCGGGTCCATTAAGATAAGAGTAAAGACTTTTGCCTATACTCTGGAACAATACAAGCAGACACTGAGAAATGCAAAAGAACGTATTGCCGTTACCAAAGCAAAGATTCTAGCATGA
- a CDS encoding response regulator transcription factor has translation MIKILIIEDDPELALILTNYLTKYDMEVIGAEDPYIGLSLLTQHDFDLIILDLTLPGMDGLEVIPKIREITNIPIIISSARDDITDKVIGMERGADDYMPKPYDPRELVTRIKTILRRTHSVDEKKEKKEEIFVADPQAHTITFRGHLLDLTAAEYDVLGMLIQHKNGSVSREQLLYESEHIDDDSSIKNIDVIISRIRQKIAKIDPDHIYIKPIRGVGYLLTDRV, from the coding sequence ATCATAAAGATATTGATTATAGAAGATGACCCGGAACTGGCGCTCATCCTGACGAACTACCTTACCAAGTACGATATGGAGGTTATCGGTGCGGAAGACCCTTATATCGGGCTCTCCCTACTGACACAGCATGATTTTGACCTGATCATCCTTGACCTCACTCTTCCCGGGATGGATGGGCTCGAAGTGATCCCCAAGATCAGGGAAATCACCAATATCCCGATCATCATTTCATCTGCACGCGACGATATTACCGATAAAGTGATCGGTATGGAACGCGGGGCAGATGACTATATGCCAAAACCCTATGACCCGAGAGAGCTTGTGACACGGATTAAAACGATCCTGAGACGTACACACAGTGTGGATGAGAAGAAGGAGAAAAAAGAGGAGATATTCGTTGCCGATCCACAAGCACATACGATTACTTTTAGGGGACACCTGCTCGATCTTACCGCAGCGGAGTACGATGTACTCGGCATGCTCATCCAGCACAAGAACGGTTCCGTATCACGTGAACAGCTGCTCTATGAGAGTGAACACATCGATGATGATAGCTCCATCAAGAATATCGATGTGATCATCTCCCGTATCAGGCAGAAGATCGCCAAGATCGATCCGGACCATATCTATATCAAACCTATACGCGGTGTAGGATACCTTCTGACAGACCGTGTATGA
- the panB gene encoding 3-methyl-2-oxobutanoate hydroxymethyltransferase: MSIHTPRIEKKITLSTISAMKGVEPITMVTAYDALFARLFDGEVEMILVGDSLNMSFLGKEDTLSATMDQMIYHTQAVGNGAKSACIVFDMPFGSYTTADIALENAVRVYHETNAQAVKIEGGKEKADIVRVLSENGVAVVAHIGLMPQHVRSEGGYKVRGKDEDDIKALLEDALDLQAAGAALILVEGVKAEAAKAVTEAVQIPTIGIGAGNSTDGQVLVWSDMFGFFEAFKPKFVKRYCDGAKEVREGLEQYISEVKSRAFPDEEHTY, encoded by the coding sequence ATGAGCATCCATACCCCAAGAATAGAAAAAAAGATCACCTTGTCGACTATATCGGCTATGAAAGGTGTTGAGCCCATTACGATGGTGACGGCCTACGATGCGCTTTTTGCCCGGCTTTTTGACGGCGAGGTGGAAATGATCCTGGTCGGTGACAGTCTCAATATGAGTTTTCTGGGTAAAGAAGATACTCTTTCTGCCACGATGGACCAGATGATCTACCATACGCAGGCGGTGGGTAACGGTGCCAAATCGGCATGTATCGTTTTCGATATGCCTTTTGGTTCCTATACGACAGCGGATATCGCACTTGAAAATGCCGTGAGGGTCTATCATGAGACAAATGCGCAGGCGGTGAAGATCGAAGGAGGAAAAGAAAAGGCTGACATCGTACGTGTCCTGTCAGAGAACGGGGTAGCCGTAGTTGCACATATAGGCCTGATGCCCCAGCATGTACGCAGTGAGGGCGGCTATAAGGTCCGAGGGAAAGATGAGGACGACATCAAGGCACTGCTTGAAGATGCTTTGGATCTTCAGGCCGCCGGAGCAGCTTTGATACTGGTAGAGGGGGTTAAAGCGGAAGCAGCCAAAGCTGTTACGGAAGCGGTGCAGATACCGACCATCGGTATCGGTGCGGGGAACAGTACGGACGGCCAGGTACTGGTCTGGTCCGATATGTTCGGTTTCTTTGAAGCCTTCAAGCCCAAATTCGTCAAACGTTACTGCGACGGTGCCAAAGAGGTAAGAGAAGGGTTGGAGCAGTATATCAGCGAAGTGAAATCGCGAGCATTCCCGGATGAGGAGCATACGTATTAA